The Thermogemmatispora onikobensis genome includes a window with the following:
- a CDS encoding FGGY family carbohydrate kinase: MKQTAILAIDQGTTNTKALLVDAAGNVLARASRPVQRRYPRPAWVEQDPLELWQSVLEASAACLEQAGAAVELLALAISNQRESVLLWERASGRPLGPCVSWQCQRSRQLCQSLQDQGLEPFIRERSGLTIDPMFSGTKIRWLLEEQDLLGRAEAGELCAGTIDSWLCWQLSGGAAHVCDMTNASRTQLFNLERRAWDEELLQLLGVPAAVLPVVEPSAAVHARTVACGAIPAGLPLAALIGDSHAALFGQAGFLPGAVKATYGTGSSLMTPVPEPRLSQSGLSTTIAWAIGERVTYALEGNIYVTGAAVEWLGRFLGLSDPVVDLAALAAGVSDSGGLYFVPALSGLGAPYWDKEARGLICGLTQASTLPQLARATVEAIAYQVRAVFDAMQEEAGVELQVLLADGGATRNDLLMQFQADIIGKPVLRCESADVSALGAAYLAGLTVGLWASEEEIAALPRPRQRFTPTLPVEEREAHYSGWQEAVARAMLHRSAGRRDEGS; this comes from the coding sequence ATGAAGCAGACGGCAATCCTGGCCATTGATCAGGGAACCACCAATACCAAAGCCTTGCTCGTCGACGCAGCAGGCAACGTTCTGGCGCGGGCCAGCCGCCCTGTCCAGCGCCGCTATCCGCGTCCGGCCTGGGTTGAACAGGACCCGCTGGAGCTCTGGCAGAGCGTGCTGGAGGCCAGCGCTGCCTGTCTGGAGCAGGCTGGAGCGGCTGTAGAGCTGCTCGCGCTGGCCATCAGCAACCAGCGCGAGTCGGTTCTGCTCTGGGAGCGAGCCAGCGGTCGGCCCCTGGGGCCATGCGTGAGCTGGCAGTGCCAGCGCTCGCGTCAGCTCTGCCAGTCCCTGCAAGATCAGGGACTGGAGCCATTCATTCGCGAGCGCAGTGGCCTCACGATCGATCCCATGTTCTCCGGGACCAAGATTCGCTGGCTGCTGGAGGAGCAGGATCTCCTGGGGCGGGCGGAGGCTGGCGAGCTATGCGCGGGCACTATCGATAGCTGGCTCTGCTGGCAGCTCAGCGGCGGTGCAGCCCATGTCTGTGACATGACCAACGCCTCACGCACGCAGCTCTTCAATCTGGAGCGGCGAGCCTGGGACGAGGAGCTGCTGCAGCTGCTGGGCGTACCGGCGGCTGTACTGCCCGTCGTCGAGCCTTCGGCAGCCGTTCATGCGCGGACCGTAGCCTGCGGAGCCATTCCGGCGGGTCTACCGCTAGCGGCCCTGATCGGCGACTCCCATGCCGCCCTCTTTGGCCAGGCCGGCTTCTTGCCGGGGGCCGTTAAAGCCACCTATGGCACCGGCTCCTCCCTCATGACGCCGGTGCCGGAGCCGCGTCTCTCGCAGAGTGGGCTATCGACCACGATCGCCTGGGCCATTGGCGAGCGGGTCACCTATGCTCTCGAAGGCAATATTTACGTCACGGGAGCTGCCGTCGAGTGGCTAGGGCGCTTCCTTGGCCTCAGCGATCCCGTTGTTGACTTAGCGGCCCTGGCCGCGGGCGTGTCCGACAGCGGCGGCCTCTACTTCGTCCCGGCCCTCAGCGGCCTGGGAGCGCCCTACTGGGACAAAGAGGCGCGCGGTCTCATCTGTGGTCTGACCCAGGCCAGCACCCTGCCGCAGTTAGCGCGGGCCACCGTCGAAGCCATTGCCTATCAGGTGCGTGCCGTCTTTGACGCCATGCAGGAGGAAGCGGGCGTCGAACTGCAAGTATTACTCGCCGATGGTGGTGCCACTCGTAACGACCTGCTCATGCAATTTCAGGCCGACATCATTGGCAAACCGGTGCTACGCTGTGAATCGGCTGATGTCTCAGCGCTGGGGGCTGCCTATCTGGCGGGCCTGACGGTGGGCCTCTGGGCGAGCGAGGAGGAGATCGCCGCTCTGCCGCGCCCCCGTCAGCGCTTCACGCCTACCCTGCCTGTGGAAGAGCGCGAGGCCCACTACAGTGGCTGGCAGGAGGCGGTCGCGCGCGCCATGCTGCACCGATCCGCGGGGCGCCGGGATGAAGGATCGTAG
- a CDS encoding transketolase family protein: protein MSQLYDCRDAFAQALEEAARNDPRIVVVINDSLGSSKLKGFKAAFPQRLVNVGIAEQNMVGVAAGLANGGKVPFVSGASPFLTARALEQIKVDLAYSQANVKLCGMSSGLAYGELGPTHHSIEDLAWTRAIANLTVVVPADPLETAQAVHEAARLSGPFFLRISRMPVPQVHPADYRFRLGKASWLRQGSDITLIATGVMVARALEAAALLANDGIEAAVINMATIRPLDREAVVEAARRSGAIVTVEEHTIYGGLGGAVAEAVVTTYPVPMRILGVPGVFAPTGSPEYLLEHFGLTPAGIRAAALELLKARAEQ, encoded by the coding sequence ATGAGCCAGCTCTACGATTGTCGGGATGCCTTTGCCCAGGCCCTCGAAGAGGCGGCGCGTAACGATCCGCGCATTGTCGTCGTCATCAATGACTCCCTCGGCTCCAGCAAGCTCAAAGGCTTCAAGGCGGCCTTTCCGCAGCGGCTGGTCAACGTGGGTATTGCCGAGCAAAACATGGTTGGGGTAGCTGCTGGCCTCGCCAACGGCGGCAAGGTTCCCTTTGTCAGTGGGGCCTCGCCCTTTCTGACAGCGCGCGCTCTCGAACAGATCAAAGTTGACCTGGCCTACTCTCAGGCCAACGTCAAGCTTTGCGGCATGAGCAGCGGCCTGGCCTACGGTGAGCTGGGGCCGACCCATCACTCCATTGAAGACCTGGCCTGGACGCGCGCCATCGCCAATCTCACCGTGGTTGTGCCTGCTGATCCGCTGGAGACCGCTCAGGCTGTGCACGAAGCCGCTCGCCTCTCTGGCCCCTTCTTCCTGCGCATCAGTCGCATGCCGGTGCCCCAGGTTCATCCGGCGGACTATCGCTTCCGCCTCGGCAAAGCGAGCTGGCTGCGTCAGGGGAGCGATATCACGCTGATCGCCACGGGGGTCATGGTGGCTCGTGCCCTGGAGGCTGCCGCGCTCCTGGCCAACGACGGCATTGAGGCGGCAGTGATCAACATGGCGACCATTCGTCCGCTCGATCGCGAGGCTGTGGTCGAGGCAGCGCGCCGCAGTGGGGCCATCGTCACTGTTGAAGAGCACACCATCTATGGCGGGCTGGGAGGAGCGGTCGCCGAGGCAGTGGTGACCACCTACCCCGTGCCGATGCGTATCCTGGGCGTTCCCGGCGTCTTCGCGCCCACCGGCTCGCCCGAGTATCTCTTAGAGCATTTCGGTCTGACGCCTGCGGGCATTCGTGCTGCAGCGTTAGAGCTTCTCAAGGCGAGAGCAGAGCAATGA
- a CDS encoding transketolase has translation MTPDREDQLAALRKKANLLRQRDLVMIQRAGIGHIGGDFSALDILVTLYFAVLRVDPQHPDAPDRDRFILSKGHCAGALYNTIAEVGFFPTSELETFMKPLSRLNGHPDRTKVPGVEASTGPLGHGLPVGVGAALAARLDGAPWRTYVLTGDGELQEGSNWEAAMAAAHYGLDNLTVIVDRNRLQQGAPTEDTIRLEPLADKWRAFGWAVREVDGHDHAALLHMLQSESWEAGRPRCLIAYTHKGQGVSFMCDNVDWHHRVPTPEEAERALQELREAVHG, from the coding sequence ATGACCCCGGATCGTGAGGACCAGCTTGCGGCCCTGCGCAAGAAAGCCAACCTCTTGCGGCAGCGGGACCTGGTGATGATCCAGCGCGCGGGCATAGGGCACATTGGGGGAGACTTCTCCGCGCTTGACATCCTGGTCACGCTCTACTTTGCCGTCCTGCGCGTGGACCCGCAGCATCCCGATGCTCCTGATCGTGATCGTTTCATCCTGAGCAAAGGGCATTGTGCTGGTGCTCTCTACAACACCATTGCCGAAGTGGGTTTCTTCCCAACGAGCGAACTAGAGACCTTCATGAAGCCCCTCTCGCGTCTCAACGGTCACCCTGATCGCACCAAGGTGCCGGGGGTTGAGGCCAGCACTGGCCCATTGGGTCATGGCCTCCCTGTTGGCGTCGGGGCGGCCCTGGCGGCCAGGCTTGACGGAGCTCCCTGGCGCACCTATGTGCTCACGGGCGACGGAGAGCTGCAAGAGGGCAGCAACTGGGAAGCGGCGATGGCCGCGGCTCACTACGGACTGGACAACCTGACCGTTATCGTCGATCGCAACCGACTGCAGCAGGGCGCGCCAACCGAGGACACCATCCGGCTGGAGCCACTGGCAGACAAATGGCGCGCCTTCGGCTGGGCGGTGCGCGAAGTCGACGGCCACGACCACGCCGCGCTCCTGCACATGTTGCAGAGCGAGAGCTGGGAAGCGGGACGTCCGCGCTGTCTGATTGCCTACACACACAAAGGTCAAGGGGTTTCCTTTATGTGCGACAATGTTGACTGGCACCATCGAGTACCGACGCCCGAAGAGGCGGAGCGGGCTTTGCAGGAGCTGCGGGAGGCGGTGCACGGATGA
- a CDS encoding sugar phosphate isomerase/epimerase family protein — translation MSNGLQFGAGIWLFGQFIDRYATNAYGPPVGTLEAIERAGRVGGLVGLDINYPFPEEDLSLEQVKEALERNGLRAIAVTPVIYDQRFARGSFTHPDPAVRQEAIDLGKRASDVARVLGADYVKFWPGQDGYDYPFQADHLQLWDFTVNGIRAVAEANPDMQYAIEYKAKEPRVQLVLSSSARTLLAIQEMGVNNVGIVMDLGHSLFAKETPAEALQLIARHGKLTSIEVNDNWREWDDDLAVASIHLIETIEFLQAVERIGWQRPILLDQFPFREDPVEAARVSIKRIRALDRVRRRLDQAALKAAQEKQDALQAQQLVFAALLGLDGGEE, via the coding sequence ATGAGCAACGGCCTCCAGTTTGGTGCAGGCATCTGGCTCTTCGGCCAGTTTATCGACCGTTATGCCACCAACGCCTACGGGCCGCCGGTTGGCACCCTTGAAGCCATCGAGCGAGCCGGGCGTGTTGGGGGGCTGGTCGGGTTAGACATCAACTATCCTTTTCCCGAAGAGGACCTGAGCCTGGAGCAAGTCAAAGAGGCACTGGAGCGCAACGGACTGCGAGCCATCGCCGTCACGCCTGTCATCTATGACCAGCGCTTTGCCCGTGGCAGCTTCACCCATCCTGACCCCGCAGTGAGGCAGGAGGCCATTGACCTGGGCAAGCGAGCCAGCGACGTTGCCCGGGTCCTGGGCGCCGATTACGTCAAATTCTGGCCTGGGCAAGACGGCTACGACTACCCCTTCCAGGCCGACCATCTACAGCTGTGGGACTTCACCGTCAACGGCATTCGGGCGGTTGCTGAGGCCAACCCTGACATGCAATACGCCATCGAATACAAGGCCAAAGAGCCGCGTGTCCAGCTCGTCCTCAGCTCCTCCGCGCGCACCCTTCTCGCCATTCAAGAAATGGGCGTCAACAACGTCGGCATCGTCATGGACCTTGGCCACTCCCTGTTTGCCAAAGAGACGCCGGCGGAAGCCCTCCAGTTGATCGCACGTCATGGCAAGCTGACAAGCATCGAAGTCAATGACAACTGGCGCGAATGGGACGACGACCTGGCCGTGGCCTCCATTCACCTCATCGAGACCATCGAATTTTTGCAAGCGGTCGAGCGTATTGGCTGGCAGCGGCCCATTCTGCTTGATCAATTTCCCTTCCGCGAAGATCCCGTCGAGGCGGCGCGTGTCAGCATCAAGCGCATCCGAGCCCTTGACCGCGTGCGCCGGCGGCTCGACCAGGCGGCCCTCAAGGCGGCCCAAGAGAAGCAAGATGCCCTGCAGGCGCAGCAGCTTGTCTTTGCGGCCCTGCTAGGACTGGACGGAGGCGAAGAGTAA
- a CDS encoding sigma-70 family RNA polymerase sigma factor, whose protein sequence is MHAQPDAEEAELLARSQSGDVSAFNELVLRYQSSVYNVALRMLGDADLAADITQDTFLAAFRHLANFRGGTAFRSWLLRITTNLVYDHWRRQRRHPEESLEAASDEDDPQSPVTLAQLASADLEANPELYLLHQELQELIQRGLAELPPEQRLAVILCDIEGLSYEEIAAVMQTMLGTVRSRIARGRARLRAYLARHQELLPRQFRSP, encoded by the coding sequence ATGCACGCACAGCCTGACGCTGAGGAGGCGGAGCTGCTCGCCCGGAGCCAAAGCGGCGACGTGAGCGCCTTTAATGAGCTGGTCCTGCGCTATCAGTCCAGCGTCTATAATGTGGCTCTGCGCATGCTGGGCGACGCGGACCTGGCCGCCGATATTACACAGGATACCTTTCTGGCGGCTTTCCGCCATCTGGCCAATTTCCGCGGCGGGACGGCTTTTCGTTCCTGGCTGCTACGCATCACTACTAACCTGGTCTACGATCATTGGCGCCGTCAGCGCCGCCATCCAGAGGAGTCGTTAGAGGCGGCCAGCGACGAGGATGATCCACAGTCCCCGGTCACTCTGGCCCAGCTGGCTTCAGCCGATCTGGAGGCCAACCCGGAGCTGTACTTGCTCCATCAGGAGCTGCAGGAACTGATCCAGCGCGGGCTGGCTGAGCTTCCTCCCGAGCAGCGGCTGGCGGTGATCCTCTGCGATATCGAGGGGCTATCGTACGAGGAGATCGCGGCAGTCATGCAGACGATGCTCGGGACAGTGCGCTCGCGCATCGCGCGGGGCCGCGCCCGCCTGCGGGCCTATCTGGCTCGCCACCAGGAACTTTTGCCGCGCCAGTTTCGTTCCCCTTAA
- a CDS encoding anti-sigma factor family protein translates to MAQDHQEHPTLEQLSAYLDGALSSEEEAFCAAHLPHCASCRSELAGLRLTRDLLRTLPRATPPRTFTLTPELLDSTSTSSTPARSATASPEVAPSLLPRQQRPAAGARAGQPRLRRFVRALSTLAAVIALALLLSGLLVTLHGGGSSSSMSTAIQQAPAASTASPAAQQDRAATAAASTVEPHGLRPSSAATPASTSPTFGSQRERSPTASLGAILSAPVLLLLLGSLLLIASLVGLLLTRRAGLPSWPDQDRDEGNRQAAR, encoded by the coding sequence GTGGCACAGGATCATCAGGAGCATCCAACGCTTGAGCAGCTTTCAGCCTATCTGGACGGGGCGCTCTCTTCCGAGGAAGAGGCTTTTTGCGCTGCTCATTTGCCCCACTGCGCTTCATGTCGCTCAGAGCTGGCAGGTCTGCGCCTGACACGCGACCTGCTGCGGACGCTGCCACGTGCCACGCCTCCACGCACGTTTACGTTAACGCCCGAGCTGCTTGACAGCACTTCCACATCTTCTACACCAGCACGATCGGCGACTGCTTCGCCCGAGGTTGCTCCCTCGCTGCTTCCGCGCCAGCAGCGGCCTGCGGCAGGGGCCCGCGCGGGACAGCCGCGGCTGCGCCGCTTCGTGCGCGCCCTCAGTACCCTGGCGGCGGTGATCGCCCTGGCGTTGCTGCTGTCGGGACTGCTGGTCACACTGCACGGCGGCGGTTCGTCGAGCAGCATGAGCACGGCGATCCAGCAGGCGCCCGCAGCCTCTACCGCTTCTCCTGCCGCTCAGCAGGACCGTGCTGCTACGGCGGCTGCTTCAACGGTGGAGCCGCACGGCCTTCGACCAAGTTCGGCGGCGACCCCCGCTTCCACCAGTCCTACTTTCGGCAGCCAGCGGGAACGCAGCCCCACCGCCTCCCTGGGAGCGATTTTGAGTGCACCTGTGCTGCTCCTGCTGCTGGGGAGTCTGCTTTTGATCGCCAGCCTGGTCGGCCTGCTGCTGACCCGCAGGGCTGGTCTGCCTTCCTGGCCTGACCAGGACAGAGATGAGGGGAACAGACAGGCTGCTCGCTAG
- a CDS encoding TlpA family protein disulfide reductase, with translation MAQKRGVINKEQTEKQRVREQRREFEEELAAHYEQQVGRPRNRRRLIFVGVLILVALLAGGYIVLTLLPAPATAPTPGIAVGQPAPDFTLPVYGGRGGPTVSLKALRGHPVVINFWSESCDPCRREVPLLQRTYEQDGAQGAFVLLGINQADPKEDIASFGRTFKVTYPLLFDAGGNVNAAYHVTAIPTTYFIDRQGIVRAVAITELNEQSLRQGLADIGVQLP, from the coding sequence ATGGCACAGAAACGCGGAGTCATCAACAAAGAGCAGACAGAGAAGCAACGAGTGCGAGAGCAGCGGCGCGAATTTGAAGAAGAGCTGGCTGCTCACTATGAGCAGCAGGTAGGCAGGCCACGGAATCGGCGGCGGCTCATCTTCGTTGGTGTTCTGATCCTGGTAGCCCTGCTGGCCGGGGGCTATATTGTGCTGACCTTATTGCCGGCGCCAGCGACGGCGCCGACACCGGGGATCGCCGTAGGGCAGCCGGCTCCGGACTTCACCCTGCCCGTCTATGGTGGGCGCGGTGGCCCGACCGTCAGTCTCAAAGCTCTGCGCGGCCATCCGGTCGTTATCAACTTCTGGTCGGAGTCCTGTGATCCCTGTCGGCGCGAAGTTCCCCTTCTCCAGCGCACCTACGAACAGGATGGCGCCCAGGGGGCCTTTGTCCTGCTGGGCATCAACCAGGCTGATCCCAAAGAAGACATCGCCAGCTTTGGCCGGACCTTCAAGGTCACCTATCCCCTGCTCTTCGACGCCGGGGGCAACGTCAACGCCGCCTACCACGTCACAGCTATTCCCACCACCTACTTTATCGATCGCCAGGGCATCGTACGCGCCGTAGCCATTACCGAGCTAAACGAGCAGAGCCTGCGTCAGGGGCTGGCCGACATCGGGGTCCAGCTTCCCTGA
- a CDS encoding helix-turn-helix domain-containing protein — MVRLKVKEILAQRGISMSKLSRMSDISFSTINRICNDPTSTPTLHTLEQIAKALGVRVSDLYEEVPDPPQE; from the coding sequence ATGGTTCGTCTGAAAGTCAAAGAGATCCTGGCGCAGCGTGGCATCAGCATGAGCAAGCTCTCGCGGATGTCGGATATTTCCTTTAGCACCATCAACCGGATTTGTAACGACCCGACAAGCACACCAACCCTGCATACACTGGAACAAATTGCCAAAGCGCTGGGAGTGCGCGTTTCCGATCTCTACGAAGAAGTGCCGGACCCGCCGCAGGAGTGA
- a CDS encoding S1C family serine protease, with the protein MYNPHAEDEAGMSGPYDQQQTVAAHYRPSENATGTGGPGGPAIPTGSPYYGAGGPLTPAAPPPRRGSSLRAVLITLVLAIVFGGLLFAAGWQFGNANGVASATLQTGSSNNTTSAKVVTTAEQAREAAIAKVQPAVVQINVSTASGASGIGSGVIIDKRGYIVTNYHVVESAQQIEVVMADGTHLPAQVAGTDPADDLAVIKINPPSNITVATLGDSSKLQVGQEVLAIGNPLGETQTVTHGIISALGRTVSEEGQGSAVIANAIQTDAPINPGNSGGALVDLSGNVIGIPTVAAIDPEFNTPANGVGFAIPSNRVRFIAQQIIATGKVTHTGRAALGVRVASVTPQLAAQDNLPVDYGSLIVSVTANGPAARAGLRAGDIIVAIDGQKVTDNQTLSDILVNKSPGQTARVTVYRGNQQLTVNVTLGELQASS; encoded by the coding sequence ATGTATAATCCGCACGCAGAAGACGAAGCAGGGATGAGCGGTCCCTACGATCAGCAGCAGACGGTGGCTGCTCACTATCGTCCAAGCGAGAACGCAACGGGAACAGGCGGGCCGGGTGGGCCGGCGATTCCCACAGGCAGCCCCTATTATGGAGCGGGAGGGCCACTCACGCCAGCGGCGCCACCACCACGGCGCGGCTCCTCGCTCCGGGCCGTGCTGATCACCCTGGTCCTGGCTATAGTCTTCGGAGGGTTGCTCTTCGCTGCCGGCTGGCAGTTTGGCAATGCGAACGGCGTGGCCTCGGCGACCCTGCAGACCGGCAGCAGCAACAACACGACGAGCGCCAAGGTGGTGACGACCGCAGAGCAGGCGCGTGAGGCTGCCATTGCCAAGGTCCAGCCTGCCGTGGTGCAGATCAATGTTTCAACGGCCTCTGGCGCCTCGGGCATCGGCTCCGGCGTCATTATTGATAAGCGGGGCTACATTGTAACCAACTACCACGTGGTGGAGAGCGCTCAGCAGATTGAAGTTGTGATGGCCGATGGCACCCACCTGCCGGCCCAGGTGGCCGGCACCGATCCCGCCGACGACCTGGCGGTGATCAAGATCAACCCACCGAGCAATATTACGGTGGCCACCCTAGGTGACTCCTCGAAGCTGCAGGTTGGGCAGGAGGTGCTGGCCATCGGGAACCCGCTTGGCGAGACGCAGACGGTGACCCACGGCATCATCAGCGCACTGGGGCGCACGGTCTCTGAGGAGGGCCAGGGGTCGGCAGTGATTGCCAACGCCATTCAGACCGATGCCCCGATCAACCCGGGCAATAGCGGCGGCGCGCTGGTCGATCTCTCGGGCAACGTCATCGGTATCCCGACGGTGGCGGCCATCGATCCTGAGTTCAATACGCCAGCGAATGGCGTAGGGTTTGCCATTCCTTCGAACCGCGTGCGCTTCATTGCCCAGCAGATTATCGCCACAGGCAAGGTGACGCATACGGGGCGGGCGGCCCTGGGCGTGCGCGTAGCCTCGGTCACGCCCCAGTTGGCGGCTCAGGATAACCTGCCGGTCGACTACGGCTCCTTGATCGTCTCGGTGACGGCCAACGGGCCAGCGGCCCGCGCGGGCCTGCGGGCTGGCGATATCATCGTCGCTATCGATGGCCAGAAGGTCACCGATAACCAGACGCTCAGCGATATCCTGGTCAACAAGAGTCCTGGCCAGACCGCCCGGGTAACGGTCTATCGCGGCAATCAGCAGCTGACAGTCAACGTCACCCTGGGCGAGCTGCAGGCGAGCAGCTAG
- a CDS encoding tetratricopeptide repeat protein: MAEKQTPQGGQRQLTVDDLQSEAREQLRRHNWQAAAASYQQLLALNPEDEAAFTGLALALDGSGAYEQMLAVSEQALELQPHSALALACKARALQKLERLSEATIANDQALLLDHQLALAWLNRSGLQILQQRFPEALRSAERALELDPSDARAWANKGTALLNLNRLSEALEAFNQSLARDPDYLFVLQMKGELLRRLGRPQEVRELMHRALQLAPNDPLSLSLLAQALRALGEMEELFEVTSQLTRLTPGSLLAWEMHMRALRSLGRFEEAIEAIERVLELDPHNVRFWTIKADNLYRLGRYREAARVAGYALQLAPDYRPAQRIHEKAVRLMYQHKERRLR, encoded by the coding sequence ATGGCAGAGAAGCAAACACCCCAAGGGGGACAAAGGCAGTTAACCGTCGATGATCTCCAGAGCGAGGCCAGAGAACAGCTCCGGCGCCACAACTGGCAGGCCGCCGCCGCCAGCTATCAGCAATTGCTGGCGCTCAATCCCGAGGATGAGGCAGCCTTCACCGGGCTGGCCCTCGCCCTCGATGGCAGTGGGGCCTATGAGCAGATGCTGGCCGTCAGCGAGCAGGCGCTGGAACTACAGCCTCATTCCGCGCTGGCCCTGGCCTGCAAGGCACGCGCTCTGCAAAAGCTGGAGCGTCTTTCTGAGGCCACGATCGCCAACGATCAGGCCCTGCTGCTCGATCACCAGCTGGCGCTCGCCTGGCTCAACCGCAGCGGGCTGCAGATTCTTCAGCAGCGCTTCCCCGAGGCACTGCGCAGCGCCGAGCGCGCCCTGGAGCTTGATCCCAGCGACGCCCGCGCCTGGGCCAATAAGGGCACGGCCCTGTTGAATCTCAATCGGCTATCCGAGGCCCTCGAAGCCTTTAACCAGAGCCTGGCACGCGACCCGGATTATCTCTTCGTCCTTCAGATGAAAGGTGAGCTGCTCCGGCGTCTGGGCCGGCCCCAGGAAGTGCGCGAACTGATGCACCGCGCTCTACAGCTCGCGCCGAACGATCCTCTCTCGCTCTCGCTGCTGGCCCAGGCCCTGCGCGCCCTGGGCGAGATGGAAGAGTTGTTTGAGGTGACCAGCCAGCTGACGCGCCTGACCCCCGGCAGCCTGCTGGCCTGGGAGATGCATATGCGGGCCTTGCGCAGCCTGGGACGCTTCGAGGAAGCCATCGAGGCCATCGAGCGCGTGCTGGAGCTTGATCCGCACAACGTGCGCTTCTGGACCATCAAGGCCGATAATCTCTATCGCCTGGGCCGCTACCGTGAGGCGGCCCGCGTTGCCGGCTACGCTTTGCAACTGGCTCCCGATTATCGCCCGGCCCAGCGCATCCACGAAAAGGCTGTACGCCTGATGTATCAGCACAAGGAGCGTCGCCTGCGCTGA
- a CDS encoding HD domain-containing protein: MSTQEQATDSLALERQGALAEEEMASEVVLPGMWRPWRDRRGLPLLPDEDPVSTVRDSLYDLIPLGPREIKLISSAPFLRLQKVKQLGFVYRIWPGATHTRYEHSLGCYHLAVRAVRALLQRGNNGGLSGVSLKSVQTLIVAALLHDIGHYPFSHVIEELGHPIIAHERVGRSIIEHSEIAEILEEEYQLSPERVADCIDPPPGKRLSEDDELLRNLLSGALDVDKLDYLPRDARACNVPYGGVDVARLLGALRVHPNVQGQRRIVVTHKGISPLHSLLHARQEMFDNIYWHHTNRAFQVMLMRAVQEALLAGALSAERLTGLDDASLLTLLAEPQMPPASRALTEALELRRPYKDALEISRPAGQLFQRLDALYWDAQRRRRVEQALAAELAPALETEIADYEVLIDIPRPVNWEMDVWVWFANPPVGMEALATWVQATGLQPDDLARYEQHQRRIRVLVPERLRAPLRAHRQDLLLPLLQRLLAM, translated from the coding sequence ATGAGCACACAGGAGCAAGCAACCGATTCGCTCGCACTTGAGCGTCAAGGAGCGCTGGCGGAGGAGGAGATGGCGTCGGAGGTGGTGCTGCCGGGCATGTGGCGGCCCTGGCGTGATCGCCGCGGCCTGCCGCTTCTGCCCGATGAAGATCCTGTCAGCACGGTGCGAGATAGCCTCTACGACCTGATCCCTCTTGGTCCTCGTGAAATCAAGCTGATCAGCAGCGCCCCCTTCTTGCGCCTACAGAAGGTCAAGCAGTTGGGCTTTGTCTATCGTATCTGGCCGGGGGCGACGCATACACGCTATGAGCACAGCCTGGGCTGCTACCATCTGGCTGTGCGCGCCGTGCGAGCGCTGCTCCAGCGTGGCAACAACGGCGGCCTTTCCGGCGTCTCCCTCAAGAGCGTACAGACGCTCATTGTGGCGGCCTTGCTGCACGATATCGGACACTATCCGTTTTCGCACGTCATTGAGGAGCTGGGCCATCCAATCATCGCCCATGAGCGCGTCGGGCGCTCGATCATCGAGCACAGCGAAATTGCTGAGATCCTGGAAGAAGAGTACCAGCTCTCCCCCGAGCGGGTGGCGGACTGTATTGATCCTCCGCCGGGCAAGCGCCTGTCTGAAGACGACGAGCTGCTGCGCAATCTGCTAAGCGGGGCCCTGGACGTTGACAAGCTGGACTATCTGCCGCGAGATGCGCGGGCCTGCAATGTGCCCTATGGGGGGGTCGATGTGGCGCGCCTGCTGGGGGCGCTGCGCGTCCATCCCAATGTCCAGGGGCAGCGGCGCATCGTGGTGACGCATAAGGGGATCAGTCCGCTCCACTCCTTGCTGCACGCCCGCCAGGAGATGTTTGACAATATCTATTGGCATCATACCAATCGCGCCTTTCAGGTGATGCTGATGCGGGCCGTGCAGGAGGCGCTGCTGGCGGGGGCGCTGAGCGCTGAGCGACTGACCGGGCTGGACGACGCTTCGCTCCTGACCTTGCTGGCTGAGCCACAGATGCCGCCAGCCTCGCGGGCCCTGACGGAGGCTCTGGAGCTGCGCCGGCCCTACAAGGATGCGCTGGAGATCAGTCGCCCGGCGGGCCAGCTCTTCCAGCGCCTGGATGCCCTCTATTGGGATGCTCAGCGCCGGCGGCGTGTTGAGCAAGCTCTGGCGGCAGAGTTGGCGCCAGCTTTGGAGACGGAGATCGCCGACTACGAGGTGCTGATCGACATTCCGCGCCCGGTTAATTGGGAGATGGATGTCTGGGTCTGGTTCGCCAATCCACCAGTTGGTATGGAGGCCCTGGCGACCTGGGTCCAGGCGACGGGCCTGCAGCCTGATGATCTGGCGCGCTACGAGCAACATCAGCGACGCATTCGGGTGCTGGTCCCCGAGCGTCTGCGAGCGCCGCTGCGCGCTCATCGCCAGGACCTGCTGCTTCCCCTCCTGCAGCGGCTGCTGGCGATGTAG